A single genomic interval of Vulpes vulpes isolate BD-2025 chromosome 3, VulVul3, whole genome shotgun sequence harbors:
- the LRRC14B gene encoding leucine-rich repeat-containing protein 14B has product MRSLRSISAEALVSHPQVAQQSLDSVAHNLYPLLFKASYLLEQAAVIRALLERWPLEEFRLSVLLGPHSEPPVDLRDRTCRPCLEACVQGLADHVLRAAGPWRLRVADLTGVRDVQVQQCPCGRALGRWGRTELLARTCCQLQAASLVVRPPVRVLTDLFVTEGNFELVLRALGPGPAPLRVHCLSFRADSLGPSQLMQVLRLAGPGELHRLEVVHNVRLHAGHVQQLLAQVGFPQLASLTLPAKAFDAPPSSTLSPDREDRLLTSIAWELSQMSQLNELSVAFSTLTGKIPKLLGPLRTPLRTLDLANCSLNHEDMAFLADCTHAAHLEVLDLSGHSLFSLFPSTFFRLLGRAAQTLRVLTVEECDIEDSHVSMLILALSPCHELCELRFLGNPLSARALRRLFVALCELPKLRRAEFPVPKDCYPEGTAYPQDDLAMSKFDQQKYDAIAEDLRAVLLRAGRGDIQVCTPLFGSFDPDIQETSNELGAFLLRAFKAALENFSRALEQME; this is encoded by the exons ATGAGGTCGCTGCGCTCTATTTCTGCTGAGGCCCTGGTGTCTCacccccaggtggcccagcagagCCTGGACAGCGTCGCCCACAACCTCTACCCACTCCTGTTCAAAGCCAGCTACTTGCTGGAGCAGGCGGCGGTGATCCGAGCCCTGTTGGAGCGCTGGCCCCTGGAGGAGTTCCGGCTGAGCGTGCTGCTCGGGCCGCACTCCGAACCGCCGGTGGACCTGCGGGACCGCACCTGCAGGCCCTGCCTGGAGGCTTGCGTGCAGGGCCTCGCAGACCACGTGCTCCGGGCCGCAGGCCCGTGGCGGCTGCGTGTGGCTGACCTCACAGGTGTCCGAGACGTGCAGGTGCAGCAGTGCCCCTGTGGGAGGGCTCTGGGCAGGTGGGGCCGCACCGAGCTGCTGGCCAGGACCTGCTGCCAGCTGCAGGCGGCGTCCCTCGTGGTCCGGCCCCCCGTGCGGGTCCTCACTGATCTCTTTGTCACAGAGGGCAATTTCGAGCTGGTGCTGCGTGCCCTGGGACCTGGCCCTGCCCCGCTGCGCGTGCACTGCCTTTCTTTCCGAGCAGACAGTCTGGGCCCCAGCCAGCTAATGCAGGTGCTGCGTCTGGCAGGGCCAGGTGAACTGCACAGGCTAGAGGTTGTGCACAACGTGCGGCTGCATGCTGGCCATGTGCAGCAGCTGCTGGCCCAGGTGGGCTTCCCACAGCTGGCCTCACTCACGCTGCCTGCCAAGGCTTTCGACGCGCCCCCGAGCAGCACCCTGAGCCCTGACCGCGAGGACCGCCTCCTTACCTCCATCGCCTGGGAGCTCAGCCAGATGAGCCAGCTCAACGAGCTGAGTGTGGCCTTCTCCACGCTGACAGGAAAGATTCCGAAACTACTCGG CCCCCTACGGACGCCACTGAGGACTCTGGACCTGGCCAACTGCTCCCTGAACCACGAAGATATGGCCTTCTTGGCAGACTGCACCCATGCCGCGCACCTGGAGGTCCTCGACCTCAGTGGGCACAGCCTGTTTAGCCTGTTCCCCTCCACCTTCTTCCGGCTGCTGGGCCGGGCCGCCCAGACGCTGAGGGTCCTCACCGTGGAGGAATGCGACATCGAAGACAGCCACGTGAGCATGCTGATCCTGGCCCTGAGCCCCTGCCACGAGCTGTGCGAGCTCCGCTTCCTGGGGAACCCCCTGTCGGCCCGGGCCCTGAGGCGCCTCTTCGTGGCTCTCTGCGAGCTGCCCAAACTGCGGCGTGCAGAGTTCCCAGTGCCCAAGGACTGCTACCCTGAGGGTACTGCCTACCCCCAGGACGACTTGGCCATGTCCAAGTTCGACCAGCAGAAATATGACGCGATTGCCGAGGACCTCCGTGCAGTGCTGCTTCGGGCTGGTCGGGGCGACATCCAGGTGTGCACGCCCCTCTTCGGAAGTTTCGACCCAGATATCCAAGAAACAAGCAACGAACTTGGAGCTTTCCTGCTGCGAGCTTTCAAAGCTGCTCTAGAGAACTTCTCCAGAGCACTGGAACAAATGGAGTAG
- the CCDC127 gene encoding coiled-coil domain-containing protein 127 isoform X3, producing the protein MADPAHMNWYISMNNLNDPPNWNIRPNSRADGGDGSRWNYALLVPMLGLAAFRWIWSRESQKEIEKEREAYRQRTVAFQQDLEAKYHAVISENRRAVAHLSLELEKEQNRTTSYREALISQGRKLVEEKKLLEQERAQVMQERRQLQPLRSAYLSFLEKEDDWQRRARLVLKEFEDALTERQNIYCSLLLPRGRRLEIEKNLLVRAATDPVATDLQMAAGLTDIFKHDTYCGDVWNTNKRRNGRLMWLYLKYWELTVELRKCQRVEKAILEK; encoded by the exons ATGGCTGACCCTGCTCACATGAACTG GTATATCTCCATGAATAACTTAAATGACCCCCCAAATTGGAATATCCGGCCTAATTCCAGGGCTGATGGGGGTGATGGAAGCAGATGGAATTATGCCCTGTTGGTTCCAATGCTGGGATTGGCTGCTTTTC GTTGGATATGGTCCAGGGAGTCccagaaagagatagaaaaagagagagaagcgtACCGTCAGAGAACAGTTGCTTTCCAGCAGGATCTTGAAGCCAAGTACCATGCTGTGATCTCAGAAAACCGGCGTGCGGTCGCTCACTTGTCTTTGGAActtgaaaaggaacaaaatagaacGACCAGTTACCGAGAAGCCCTCATCTCTCAGGGGCGCAAGTTGGTAGAAGAAAAGAAGCTTCTGGAACAGGAGCGGGCTCAGGTCATGCAAGAGAGGAGACAGTTGCAGCCCTTGAGAAGCGCGTATCTGAGCTTTCTGGAAAAGGAAGATGACTGGCAAAGGAGGGCCAGGCTTGTGCTGAAAGAGTTTGAAGACGCGCTTACGGAGAGACAGAACATCTACTGCAGCCTGCTCCTGCCCCGGGGCAGGCGGCTGGAAATTGAGAAGAACTTACTGGTCCGAGCAGCCACTGACCCAGTTGCCACGGACCTGCAGATGGCAGCTGGCCTGACTGACATATTTAAGCACGACACGTACTGTGGCGACGTCTGGAATACCAACAAACGCCGGAACGGGAGACTCATGTGGCTGTATCTCAAATACTGGGAGCTAACTGTTGAGCTGAGGAAGTGTCAGAGAGTCGAGAAAGCCATCCTGGAGAAGTAG
- the CCDC127 gene encoding coiled-coil domain-containing protein 127 isoform X4 — MNNLNDPPNWNIRPNSRADGGDGSRWNYALLVPMLGLAAFRWIWSRESQKEIEKEREAYRQRTVAFQQDLEAKYHAVISENRRAVAHLSLELEKEQNRTTSYREALISQGRKLVEEKKLLEQERAQVMQERRQLQPLRSAYLSFLEKEDDWQRRARLVLKEFEDALTERQNIYCSLLLPRGRRLEIEKNLLVRAATDPVATDLQMAAGLTDIFKHDTYCGDVWNTNKRRNGRLMWLYLKYWELTVELRKCQRVEKAILEK, encoded by the exons ATGAATAACTTAAATGACCCCCCAAATTGGAATATCCGGCCTAATTCCAGGGCTGATGGGGGTGATGGAAGCAGATGGAATTATGCCCTGTTGGTTCCAATGCTGGGATTGGCTGCTTTTC GTTGGATATGGTCCAGGGAGTCccagaaagagatagaaaaagagagagaagcgtACCGTCAGAGAACAGTTGCTTTCCAGCAGGATCTTGAAGCCAAGTACCATGCTGTGATCTCAGAAAACCGGCGTGCGGTCGCTCACTTGTCTTTGGAActtgaaaaggaacaaaatagaacGACCAGTTACCGAGAAGCCCTCATCTCTCAGGGGCGCAAGTTGGTAGAAGAAAAGAAGCTTCTGGAACAGGAGCGGGCTCAGGTCATGCAAGAGAGGAGACAGTTGCAGCCCTTGAGAAGCGCGTATCTGAGCTTTCTGGAAAAGGAAGATGACTGGCAAAGGAGGGCCAGGCTTGTGCTGAAAGAGTTTGAAGACGCGCTTACGGAGAGACAGAACATCTACTGCAGCCTGCTCCTGCCCCGGGGCAGGCGGCTGGAAATTGAGAAGAACTTACTGGTCCGAGCAGCCACTGACCCAGTTGCCACGGACCTGCAGATGGCAGCTGGCCTGACTGACATATTTAAGCACGACACGTACTGTGGCGACGTCTGGAATACCAACAAACGCCGGAACGGGAGACTCATGTGGCTGTATCTCAAATACTGGGAGCTAACTGTTGAGCTGAGGAAGTGTCAGAGAGTCGAGAAAGCCATCCTGGAGAAGTAG
- the CCDC127 gene encoding coiled-coil domain-containing protein 127 isoform X2 — MNTLLCTLTLRGLQYISMNNLNDPPNWNIRPNSRADGGDGSRWNYALLVPMLGLAAFRWIWSRESQKEIEKEREAYRQRTVAFQQDLEAKYHAVISENRRAVAHLSLELEKEQNRTTSYREALISQGRKLVEEKKLLEQERAQVMQERRQLQPLRSAYLSFLEKEDDWQRRARLVLKEFEDALTERQNIYCSLLLPRGRRLEIEKNLLVRAATDPVATDLQMAAGLTDIFKHDTYCGDVWNTNKRRNGRLMWLYLKYWELTVELRKCQRVEKAILEK; from the exons ATGAACACTCTTCTTTGCACACTTACGTTGAGAGGTTTGCA GTATATCTCCATGAATAACTTAAATGACCCCCCAAATTGGAATATCCGGCCTAATTCCAGGGCTGATGGGGGTGATGGAAGCAGATGGAATTATGCCCTGTTGGTTCCAATGCTGGGATTGGCTGCTTTTC GTTGGATATGGTCCAGGGAGTCccagaaagagatagaaaaagagagagaagcgtACCGTCAGAGAACAGTTGCTTTCCAGCAGGATCTTGAAGCCAAGTACCATGCTGTGATCTCAGAAAACCGGCGTGCGGTCGCTCACTTGTCTTTGGAActtgaaaaggaacaaaatagaacGACCAGTTACCGAGAAGCCCTCATCTCTCAGGGGCGCAAGTTGGTAGAAGAAAAGAAGCTTCTGGAACAGGAGCGGGCTCAGGTCATGCAAGAGAGGAGACAGTTGCAGCCCTTGAGAAGCGCGTATCTGAGCTTTCTGGAAAAGGAAGATGACTGGCAAAGGAGGGCCAGGCTTGTGCTGAAAGAGTTTGAAGACGCGCTTACGGAGAGACAGAACATCTACTGCAGCCTGCTCCTGCCCCGGGGCAGGCGGCTGGAAATTGAGAAGAACTTACTGGTCCGAGCAGCCACTGACCCAGTTGCCACGGACCTGCAGATGGCAGCTGGCCTGACTGACATATTTAAGCACGACACGTACTGTGGCGACGTCTGGAATACCAACAAACGCCGGAACGGGAGACTCATGTGGCTGTATCTCAAATACTGGGAGCTAACTGTTGAGCTGAGGAAGTGTCAGAGAGTCGAGAAAGCCATCCTGGAGAAGTAG
- the CCDC127 gene encoding coiled-coil domain-containing protein 127 isoform X1, which produces MFPQAQCPPSGLYWLGGDEHSSLHTYVERYISMNNLNDPPNWNIRPNSRADGGDGSRWNYALLVPMLGLAAFRWIWSRESQKEIEKEREAYRQRTVAFQQDLEAKYHAVISENRRAVAHLSLELEKEQNRTTSYREALISQGRKLVEEKKLLEQERAQVMQERRQLQPLRSAYLSFLEKEDDWQRRARLVLKEFEDALTERQNIYCSLLLPRGRRLEIEKNLLVRAATDPVATDLQMAAGLTDIFKHDTYCGDVWNTNKRRNGRLMWLYLKYWELTVELRKCQRVEKAILEK; this is translated from the exons ATGTTTCCTCAGGCCCAGTGTCCTCCAAGTGGACTTTACTGGCTTGGAGGAGATGAACACTCTTCTTTGCACACTTACGTTGAGAG GTATATCTCCATGAATAACTTAAATGACCCCCCAAATTGGAATATCCGGCCTAATTCCAGGGCTGATGGGGGTGATGGAAGCAGATGGAATTATGCCCTGTTGGTTCCAATGCTGGGATTGGCTGCTTTTC GTTGGATATGGTCCAGGGAGTCccagaaagagatagaaaaagagagagaagcgtACCGTCAGAGAACAGTTGCTTTCCAGCAGGATCTTGAAGCCAAGTACCATGCTGTGATCTCAGAAAACCGGCGTGCGGTCGCTCACTTGTCTTTGGAActtgaaaaggaacaaaatagaacGACCAGTTACCGAGAAGCCCTCATCTCTCAGGGGCGCAAGTTGGTAGAAGAAAAGAAGCTTCTGGAACAGGAGCGGGCTCAGGTCATGCAAGAGAGGAGACAGTTGCAGCCCTTGAGAAGCGCGTATCTGAGCTTTCTGGAAAAGGAAGATGACTGGCAAAGGAGGGCCAGGCTTGTGCTGAAAGAGTTTGAAGACGCGCTTACGGAGAGACAGAACATCTACTGCAGCCTGCTCCTGCCCCGGGGCAGGCGGCTGGAAATTGAGAAGAACTTACTGGTCCGAGCAGCCACTGACCCAGTTGCCACGGACCTGCAGATGGCAGCTGGCCTGACTGACATATTTAAGCACGACACGTACTGTGGCGACGTCTGGAATACCAACAAACGCCGGAACGGGAGACTCATGTGGCTGTATCTCAAATACTGGGAGCTAACTGTTGAGCTGAGGAAGTGTCAGAGAGTCGAGAAAGCCATCCTGGAGAAGTAG